The Vespula vulgaris chromosome 4, iyVesVulg1.1, whole genome shotgun sequence genome has a segment encoding these proteins:
- the LOC127063182 gene encoding uncharacterized protein LOC127063182 isoform X1: MLRNVISNMFQDVTSTFAIKLYSLMDIVNFLPYPLNIWDKRIITEDFTGNNNSTKNVDILLGYFILLWAALYLVYEKCLNSLLRRMRIPLTQRYRIIEAIWNCGFCFGSICYVMSIPNENLNFSSHGFNITHKELAIVLHKSFFFHRAGVAIICHSTWIRGLANLLFASFILNMLYQKWCVIENAFLFYRALDIILIDICRILLCTTQVSGKAGKVFAKILFSFHCLNWVYLYVFFVPKLMWPEKVNHMKVDLALWLWFVAECLDSIWLRLCGCGKTAHWLEICLFPPPSQEAIELANIQRRHINSLKKSVNTKSPKKKEFWQALLCAMVIKKKINRIRNAKETNSQCQSNLELISDANDTEIVEEIH; the protein is encoded by the exons ATGCTGAGAAATGTA ATTTCAAACATGTTTCAAGACGTAACAAGCACTTTTGCAATTAAATTGTATTCTTTAATGGACATCGTCAACTTTTTACCATACCCATTGAATATTTGGGATAAGAGGATTATAACTGAAGACTTTACTGGAAACAATAATAGCACTAAAAATGTAGATATTCTGCTaggatatttcattttactttggGCAGCTCTTTATCTTGTCTATGAAAAATGTCTGAAT tcACTACTTCGTCGTATGCGTATTCCATTGACACAAAGATATAGAATAATTGAAGCAATATGGAATTGTGGATTTTGCTTTGGTAGCATTTGCTATGTCATGTCTATACCTAACGagaatttaaatttttcttctcatgGATTTAATATAACGCATAAGGAATTGGCAATTGTTTTGcacaaaagtttcttttttcatcgtgcAGGTGTTGCGATTATTTGTCATAGTACTTGGATTCGAGGCTTggcaaatttattatttgcatctttcattttaaatatgcTTTATCAAAA gtGGTGTGTGATAGAGAATGCCTTCCTATTTTATAGAGctcttgatataatattaatagatatttgcAGGATTCTTTTATGTACTACTCAAGTTAGTGGTAAAGCTGGGAAAGTATTCgctaaaatattattctcgtTTCACTGTCTCAATTG GGTTTATCTTTACGTATTTTTTGTACCTAAACTGATGTGGCCAGAAAAAGTGAATCATATGAAAGTGGATCTTGCTTTATGGTTATGGTTTGTTGCAGAATGTTTGGATTCg ATATGGTTAAGACTTTGTGGATGCGGTAAAACAGCTCATTGGCTTGAAATTTGCCTTTTTCCACCACCTTCTCAAGAAGCTATTGAACTTGCTAATATACAAAGGAGGcatataaattctttaaagAAATCAGTTAATACTAAAtcaccaaagaaaaaagaattctggCAAGCATTATTAT gtGCAATGGTAATTAAGAAGAAGATCAATAGGATACGAAATGCAAAAGAAACGAACTCTCAATGCCAGAGTAATCTCGAACTCATATCCGACGCAAATGACACGGAAATTGTGGAGgaaatacattaa
- the LOC127063182 gene encoding uncharacterized protein LOC127063182 isoform X2 codes for MLRNIISNMFQDVTSTFAIKLYSLMDIVNFLPYPLNIWDKRIITEDFTGNNNSTKNVDILLGYFILLWAALYLVYEKCLNSLLRRMRIPLTQRYRIIEAIWNCGFCFGSICYVMSIPNENLNFSSHGFNITHKELAIVLHKSFFFHRAGVAIICHSTWIRGLANLLFASFILNMLYQKWCVIENAFLFYRALDIILIDICRILLCTTQVSGKAGKVFAKILFSFHCLNWVYLYVFFVPKLMWPEKVNHMKVDLALWLWFVAECLDSIWLRLCGCGKTAHWLEICLFPPPSQEAIELANIQRRHINSLKKSVNTKSPKKKEFWQALLCAMVIKKKINRIRNAKETNSQCQSNLELISDANDTEIVEEIH; via the exons ATGCTGAGAAATATA ATTTCAAACATGTTTCAAGACGTAACAAGCACTTTTGCAATTAAATTGTATTCTTTAATGGACATCGTCAACTTTTTACCATACCCATTGAATATTTGGGATAAGAGGATTATAACTGAAGACTTTACTGGAAACAATAATAGCACTAAAAATGTAGATATTCTGCTaggatatttcattttactttggGCAGCTCTTTATCTTGTCTATGAAAAATGTCTGAAT tcACTACTTCGTCGTATGCGTATTCCATTGACACAAAGATATAGAATAATTGAAGCAATATGGAATTGTGGATTTTGCTTTGGTAGCATTTGCTATGTCATGTCTATACCTAACGagaatttaaatttttcttctcatgGATTTAATATAACGCATAAGGAATTGGCAATTGTTTTGcacaaaagtttcttttttcatcgtgcAGGTGTTGCGATTATTTGTCATAGTACTTGGATTCGAGGCTTggcaaatttattatttgcatctttcattttaaatatgcTTTATCAAAA gtGGTGTGTGATAGAGAATGCCTTCCTATTTTATAGAGctcttgatataatattaatagatatttgcAGGATTCTTTTATGTACTACTCAAGTTAGTGGTAAAGCTGGGAAAGTATTCgctaaaatattattctcgtTTCACTGTCTCAATTG GGTTTATCTTTACGTATTTTTTGTACCTAAACTGATGTGGCCAGAAAAAGTGAATCATATGAAAGTGGATCTTGCTTTATGGTTATGGTTTGTTGCAGAATGTTTGGATTCg ATATGGTTAAGACTTTGTGGATGCGGTAAAACAGCTCATTGGCTTGAAATTTGCCTTTTTCCACCACCTTCTCAAGAAGCTATTGAACTTGCTAATATACAAAGGAGGcatataaattctttaaagAAATCAGTTAATACTAAAtcaccaaagaaaaaagaattctggCAAGCATTATTAT gtGCAATGGTAATTAAGAAGAAGATCAATAGGATACGAAATGCAAAAGAAACGAACTCTCAATGCCAGAGTAATCTCGAACTCATATCCGACGCAAATGACACGGAAATTGTGGAGgaaatacattaa
- the LOC127063182 gene encoding uncharacterized protein LOC127063182 isoform X3, whose amino-acid sequence MIEKISNMFQDVTSTFAIKLYSLMDIVNFLPYPLNIWDKRIITEDFTGNNNSTKNVDILLGYFILLWAALYLVYEKCLNSLLRRMRIPLTQRYRIIEAIWNCGFCFGSICYVMSIPNENLNFSSHGFNITHKELAIVLHKSFFFHRAGVAIICHSTWIRGLANLLFASFILNMLYQKWCVIENAFLFYRALDIILIDICRILLCTTQVSGKAGKVFAKILFSFHCLNWVYLYVFFVPKLMWPEKVNHMKVDLALWLWFVAECLDSIWLRLCGCGKTAHWLEICLFPPPSQEAIELANIQRRHINSLKKSVNTKSPKKKEFWQALLCAMVIKKKINRIRNAKETNSQCQSNLELISDANDTEIVEEIH is encoded by the exons ATGattgaaaaa ATTTCAAACATGTTTCAAGACGTAACAAGCACTTTTGCAATTAAATTGTATTCTTTAATGGACATCGTCAACTTTTTACCATACCCATTGAATATTTGGGATAAGAGGATTATAACTGAAGACTTTACTGGAAACAATAATAGCACTAAAAATGTAGATATTCTGCTaggatatttcattttactttggGCAGCTCTTTATCTTGTCTATGAAAAATGTCTGAAT tcACTACTTCGTCGTATGCGTATTCCATTGACACAAAGATATAGAATAATTGAAGCAATATGGAATTGTGGATTTTGCTTTGGTAGCATTTGCTATGTCATGTCTATACCTAACGagaatttaaatttttcttctcatgGATTTAATATAACGCATAAGGAATTGGCAATTGTTTTGcacaaaagtttcttttttcatcgtgcAGGTGTTGCGATTATTTGTCATAGTACTTGGATTCGAGGCTTggcaaatttattatttgcatctttcattttaaatatgcTTTATCAAAA gtGGTGTGTGATAGAGAATGCCTTCCTATTTTATAGAGctcttgatataatattaatagatatttgcAGGATTCTTTTATGTACTACTCAAGTTAGTGGTAAAGCTGGGAAAGTATTCgctaaaatattattctcgtTTCACTGTCTCAATTG GGTTTATCTTTACGTATTTTTTGTACCTAAACTGATGTGGCCAGAAAAAGTGAATCATATGAAAGTGGATCTTGCTTTATGGTTATGGTTTGTTGCAGAATGTTTGGATTCg ATATGGTTAAGACTTTGTGGATGCGGTAAAACAGCTCATTGGCTTGAAATTTGCCTTTTTCCACCACCTTCTCAAGAAGCTATTGAACTTGCTAATATACAAAGGAGGcatataaattctttaaagAAATCAGTTAATACTAAAtcaccaaagaaaaaagaattctggCAAGCATTATTAT gtGCAATGGTAATTAAGAAGAAGATCAATAGGATACGAAATGCAAAAGAAACGAACTCTCAATGCCAGAGTAATCTCGAACTCATATCCGACGCAAATGACACGGAAATTGTGGAGgaaatacattaa